TGTTAATACTATAAATTCTCAATATAGTCATACATTGCTTACCTGGGggggtatatacatatgtacatacatatatacatttaatttatgcatatgctaaatttataaacatttatttgcTCTGTGTTTAAATTCTCTTATTCGCTTTGCTTTAAATGATTTCTCTCTCTTAATTGTGTTGTTCCACTTTCGCtttcgttttgcttttgcgACGGCGCGTTCTCtggaaaatcattttcaactCATTTATgaccatatatgtatgtatgtacatacatatgtaagtatctATGTACTCCACCTGCCACACATGAGTTAGATAAAATAGATAAAATTGCTTTTAAGCGGCTTTGTTTAGtgtattattaataaattgaattaGCTTTAATTATTTTAGAAATTTGTCGCCTTTGGTTAGTGTTATACTAATAAATTGGAGTCTGGTAcgaatcaaaatttaaattcaaattcaaattgataACATTTTTGCGCCGATAACATTTCGTCTTGAGCTATGTTCGATAGTCATTTATTTGTGTTATGTTGGCATTTTGATTCTATGGTCAGCCCTGGTATTTTTCCGTTTCCTAGCAACTCTAAATATATTATCATATTGTATTTGTTGTCACTTTGTAAACATTCGGTTAGATTTTTTATTgttcaattaaattaagtGCTTAAATACgtcattattgttgttgcagGCGTGCAACTGCTTGCGTAGTGGGCGTGTCATTCTTTTAGGCGGCAACAATTCGATTTCCTCGAGAATGGCCGAACGTGAGTTTTTGTGTGGTTATAGTTGGACACAAAGTCAAGTTTTTGGCCATGGATTTTTAAACaacttaacaaaaataaaacaaagccGATTTTAAACCAGTTGACGACATTATACCAAAacatttcatatttatttttcagtATGTCTCACAAGCGGTGGAGCTCGTCAGATTCCATTAAGCCCCCATGAACCCCCTCTACTGCATCAGCAGCAAGCCAAAGATGTTGCTAATACCAGTTCAACTACAGTAAGTAAACTATTTATAATCTGCAACGTctatcttttgtttctaacaAGGTTTTTCTGCGAACGCTTTTGCTAATTGTTATCGCatctgaaaaaaaataacaaaaaaagcttttgattaatttaaagcatttgaatttgaaaaaaatacaccatatatgtgcatatatgcATTAGTATATGTAGATGCACTTTTGTTGATGCAGAATTACCTTGGTTACTTCATATAGAATTAGAAAATAAAACTTGAATGatgacatacatacataaatatttgtatatatgtatgtacataaatgcGTGCATAACATAGAGGGggtgtctctctctttctctctctctcgcaatttctttattttatgcTGTCTCCCTTGCTCTCGTGTTGTGGAATGTCAAGTGTTTTAAATATAACGGCAGTTCATGGCTAAAAAAGCGTTGCATCCCAAAAAGTATGCCACACTTTTTGATCAAGTTGCGTGTGTGTACGAGTGTATGTCTATCTGCATACATATGTCATATGCTTGTTAATCATCTTCAGtgttaaataatatattctattttatatgaccattaatttttataaagttttcaaaattttcaaaattttggaCCATAGTACAGagaatgaaaatatatttatgggAATCGTTAATACTTTGGTTTTGAACAAACTTGTGGCATATAGAATCGTTTTAGTTTCTTTAAATTCTTATATACAAAGGCGGATCTACAGACGGCGAAATCAGGGAAATTTGTTCCTAAAAGCTTTAAAGACATATAAATGTTCAAGTTCAGGTTCGAAAAGTGATAAATTTCTTGCAAATAATGCATTTTTTTCCAGCGTATTACATTAAAAAGTTCCCCCATTTTACAGTCCTAGATCCGccaatgttatatgtatatacctgTTTGTTATGAAATATATGACAAGCGACGATTGCCGACTTTAAAACTGGAGAAGGAGTTATTTAAGGGCCGTTAATCCGTCATTGATGCCATTTAATCTTTTCATACCCTTGctaaaaagggtatattcattttggtcagaaTTGTGCAACGCAGCGGGTGGGATATTTCGAATTCAGCTGGATTGTACCAGTATATCACAtatgtagctcccatagaaacggtACTCTTATCAATTACTTTgttacttttgccgcgattgtccTAAAATGAATAATATATTTGTCAGTTTAGTATTTCTATccatcaaaatcggataactaCAACAGATTTGCAGAGTAATTACTCGTGTAACAACAAACCttgcaagagtatataaacATCGGCACAGCATCCAATCagaaagtaaaagtaataaattattgtcattattttatgcaaatgaATAAAGATTAGCGATTGGTAGGCATCCAGTCATAATTGAGTCATTACATTTGTGTAAATGGGAAAGTTTACACTGAAAAAAAGGGGGGACgattaaaatgtattaaaaattgcTGACCCCCTTAATTTGTATTCTGACTACGCCCTTGATACATGTTGACATTAAGTAGAAAGAAGGCTTTGGCAACATAGTCGcaagaaacttaaaaaaacaGTTTGCTTTAATTGTCTTTGGCGAACGGACAACTCCTTGTTGAGAttcaaaaactgaaaataattttttacaaATCAACTCCCCAGCATAATTAGTCTCGAGAATATTTATTTCACAATGTGAGTATTATTAGAGCACTTGAATCTAATTACGCGACGCTCAAATATTGATTGCAAGCTGAGGATACATTTTCAATGGCTCAAGAACTATTCCGATCGCTACTCCAGCAAGATGTATTCGATCCGCAGTATCCAAACAAGAGTCGAACTGAATGGTTGCGagacaaaaatataaaaaattaatatatttcaATGTAAAAAGAGTTTTTCTGTTTAAATACAAAaggtctttttattttttttgttttcggctATTTCTCATGTggatttttttgaaatttacaGATGTTTATTGAGGATGAGGTTCATGGTGTAATATGCCTGCCCGATCATATAAATGAAATTGTGGAACATCCATTATTTCAACGTTTGAAAAATGTCAATCAACTGGGATTAATACCATCATTACGACCAGATGCCAATCACAAACGTTACGATCATTGTTTGGGGTAAGAATCTAATAGGAAATATTATAAAAGGATAAAGAGAAGATTGATATTTTGTTACCTTTTCAGAACCTACAATAGTGCCAAGGAACATTTGAATGCTTTGGAATATAACTCGAAAAACTTTCAGCCAAAGTTACCCAATTGGTGTCGTAATGCTGTAGAAATAGCCGCACTTTTACATGACATAGGACATGGAGCATTTTCGCATGTCTGGGAATGTGTGTGCCAGGGTCAATTTGATGTAAGTATAGAATAGAAAGCGAACCAATCAATTTCATAAATTAATTTCCTTTCGTATAGCATGAATCAAATTCGGTTGCCTGTGTGGATATAATTTTTGCAGATGTCCAGAGTCCTGAGCTACTTAAATTGCGTGAAGATCAGAATGGACGAGGGGTACAATTGATCAAGGCTTTGATTCTGGGCTGCAAGGAAATGCTAACTTTTCCCATGCTgggacatacatatatatttgatattGTGCACAATCGTCGCTGTGGCCTGGATGTCGATAAATGGGACTATCTGAGGCGTGACAATAAACGTTTGGGCATTCTCAATGATAAGGAAATGGATTTCAATcagatttttttaaaatcacGCATTGGTCCAGATGGCCAGTATATTGAATATCGTTATGAGGACTATCATCGTATATATCGTCTATTTATGGCCAGATGGCGACTTCATTCGGATGTCTATCAAACACCCAAAGTATTGGCTATGGATCAAATTTTGAAGAGCTTAATCCAACACATACAACCCGAACTGAAGGCAGTGCGTGCCCAGGATGGGAATGCCTGGTTGGAATTGTATGATCAACGTGTCTTTGAATTGATTGCCAAGCATCCAAAGTCGATATATCTAAGGCAAACACAACGTCTCAGGGAATGCTCCGAGGAAGATGCTGGGGCTAGTGAGAATATTATTAGAGTACAAACGCAAATCCATGGTCCGGGCAAAGTTATGATGCCCGATGAATCATATCCCCTCTATGGAGATAAATGGTAAGTTTAGCCTAAACTTAGCTTCTGAATAAACCAGTCTAATTCTTATTCTTTCCTTATAGTAAAAAACGTCAAATTGTTCGCTACTTGATGTCGACAAAAATCAACAAAGTATTTCAAATGGATTAGACAAAGATTAGCAATAGTTGTCAtttcgtctctctctctcgctctctttgtATCTCTTCTATcgatttgttaattaaaaaatacttttgtttgtttatatttttgatatacatatttgtttttttaatttgttttgttttgttatataACCACCCacagttatttataaatacaaaaaggAATACCTCAATTGTCTTacaattaatttcaaattttgtttgtttatacaCATTTTGTGAGCTTAGTTCCTAATTTACATTAAATAACTACTATAAAatactaaaacaaaaatttcaacaattcaCTTAAAGACATCACAATTCGAAtgcatatttcttttttttttttcatttaaattctaaattaaatataaatattttgttttcatttctttcgtttttaaCCACATAATATCAtctagaagaaacaaaaaatatatttttgataaacaaattttttttcaaatatacacaacagaaaacatttttatcCAAATGACTAACGGGTCGGTCGGTTAGAGCGCAAcacaaagaacaaaaaaaaaaatcataaatgtTTTATCATATTTACTTCCTTCTCTCTgcgcctctctctctctctcgctcttgcCTAGGGTAAATTGATATAGATACACAAGTGGGGAAAAAGATTCATccatgatatatatatatatactaattTAAGGATCCGGTCATAATACGTTGAGGCAAATGAGCTGCCAAATATTGTTTGTGCAATCGCTGGCGACAGAATTGATAGAACTCAATTTCATTTGTAAAATTTCGTCGCACAATATCCTTGACGTGTTCACTGACTGGAGGTttaaagttgtttttgttgatcttTGTTAGATATTCGGCACTGGCTAtaaaagagatagagaaatTATTTCATAGAATTTTGAGCTCAGTCTTTTAGTCTATGTCGGCGACTTACTAGCATATATATTACGCACACCCTCAAAGAAACGTGGCACATATTTCTCCAGCACCGAAAGTGTCGTATTGAGATCCTCAAGGACACCAACAACGGCGTATTGTTGTTCTACGGCAAATTTGGCACGTTCCAGAGCACCCACTGTGTTGAAGGGTCTAGAATTGAAATTGGAAATTGTCAATTAGATCTTTAGATGATATTTTAGTAAAAATTTCCACTTACGTGCACTCGTAGTCATGGCCACAGAAGAACAAACTCTGACGACGATGATCGCCAATGCCCTCGACGGTAACACCTTGAGTGTAAGTGCACTCCTGATCGCCACTTAGCACGCATGTCTCAAAGTCCTTTTTCAGCCATCCTGGATGCGGTAGCGGCAGATCGGGAAAGGCTGCCTTGCGCTCAACAAAATACCATGGGGCACGTACATAATAGAACCAACTGATCACACGTTCCACAGGATCTCTCACAACATTCAAATAGATGGGCGTGGGCAAATTAAACTTGGTGAAATTCGTAAAGCACACATGCTTAATGAACACAGATGGTTCGGGCAGCTCGCTAATCACTTCAGCCATTTCCTGTTGCTGATCCTCGGCCAGACGTATGGTCTCTACCTTTTGGACAGCATCGCGATGAAATTGAAAGTTATTACGCTCCGAAAGACGTCGCAAAAGTTCCATAAACGTTTGGCTACCAACTTTGGGTACACGATTAAAGAAAACTAAATCCATTTGGGCCTTGCGTGTATTGTTAAGATCACGTTCATTCAACGAAGACATCTAATATTTGGTTAGATAATAGAAATTGATTAGATTTACAACTCATTAGGGATTTGGCGAAAAAGTTAAGGCAAATTTTAAAAGTTAACTCAGTTAAGATAGAGTTTACCTTGGTCCTTGGTGTTTGATAGCATTTCTGGCTTGAAAGGAAAAgtatttacaaataaaacatacacaagaagacaaatttattttcatttcaatttatttggcacatgaaacaatataaaaattcatttgagATTATCCTCGAATTGTAGGGCCAAATATTGTTTATACAAACGTTgtttacaaaaattataaaactcATATTCATATGTAAAATTTCGTCGCACCATCTCTCTAACATCGGCATCCACTTTGGGTTTACGATTATTGCGATTTCGATTCTTGATGCTTGTTTTGTTTACTGCAAAAGAGATTAGATAGATTGCCCATACCCCGAACCCCCAATTAATATGGCATTAGATATTAGGATTCACACTTGAACACTTTGATTAACCGCATTGGCTACCTACACTTGTATATGAAACGTGCatgattgaaatattttggcaCATATTTCTCTAGGACAGTGAGTGTTATATTCTTCTCCTCCCAAGTGCCTACCACTGCGTACTCCTTTTCCACATTACGTTTGGCCATTTGCACAGCGAATGGTGAGTTAAAGGGTCTACAAGGATTCATGACAGACAATGGAGAATGGAGAATATTACGACGACTACTCACAAACAGTTAATATGATTTCCGCAAAAGAACAATGATTGCCGTTTAAAGTCTTCGACATAATCTATTATAGATCCTGGCAAATATTGGCATTCTGGATCACCGCTACGGACACACTCATTGAAACTCTGACGATACCAATTATCGGTTCTTTGCGGTCTTCCTGGATAGATATGTCTATAAATGGCACGTCTTATCGTCGAACGTCGCTCATAGTAATCTTCTATTATACGATCTATGGGATCTCTAACCATTGATATGTACACGGGCTTCTTTTGGCCAAATTCTGTGAAATCAGACCATGGGGCATGGATCATATATAGAGTGCCACCTTCCAGGTCGGATACCCAATCGGCTTCGATCATTTGTTGGCTTGGCGTACGAGTACGATTCATTGAACGTATCGGACCATTAAGGACCACATTGATGTCGTTCAGTTTCGAGAGTTCTTGTATCAGAGGGATTAACTGTTCGCTATCCACTCGAGTTGGTCGATTGAATATGGCCACATCGAGGACAGCAAAACGTGTGACATTCAGATGAATTTGTTGAACACGTTGGAGCTAAGAACATTGGAACATTTGCACAACAAGGACAGACAACAACTCAAAAGacaacacacgcacacagaagGACAAAACAGGATAAACAGATAAATGTGTttagagagtgtgtgtgtgtgtgtgtgtgtgtgtgtatgtatgtgcatagtCTTCTCAAAGTGTTCAAGtttttggtattggtattCTGTGGAACCTACATTCAAAAACCTTCCTGATATCCTTAAAGAACCGCGGTATATATGCCTCGAGAACGGTTAAGGTGACATTTGTATCCTCCCAACTGCCAACCACTGCATAATCTCTTTCCACATTCATTTTGGCCAATTGCACAGAACGCGGTGAATTGAAGGGCAAACACTGCCTTTCATTGCCGCAAAAGAATAACGTTTGCCTCATATAATTACCCGTTCGCTCGTTTGTAGTATTTGGAATATATTGACATTCCGGATCACCAGTTCGCACACAATCGTTGAAGTTCTTCTTGAAAAAGGCTTCCGGTTTGATGGGATGATCACGGAATCGTCGATAGAAAATGGCATTTCGATAGCCACCTCTTATATAGTAATACCAACTGATAACACGATCGACAGGATCCCGTActagatttatatatatgggTTTGGGTAGCTTAAATCCAGGAAAATCCAACCAATTGCCATGCTCAATGAATATGCTGCCAGGATCAAGATCTGCTATCCATACGCTTTTGatcatttgttgtttttgtggcAATAAACGACTCCTTGACTCGAATGGTCCCTTTGTGATAACGGTCACATTATTGGGTGATCCTTTATGCATGGTCTCCAGTAGTTCCATCATGGCTTCGCTACCAACTTTGGCAGCACGATTAAAGTAGACGACATCCAGTCGAGCATATTGGGtattattcaattttttgcTGGACAACGATTTCAactgtgtgtaagtgtgtgtgtgtgtggtgtgagtgtgtgtgtgtatgtgtgtagagTGATTGGGTAAATAACTTAACTCTCTTTGACAAATTTCGACCAAACAATTAGTtacaatttattatttaaaactCAACTAACTACTATACCaactaactaaaaaaaaaggaaattttttgtaattaacaaagaaattaaaagttaaataaGTCCTTGATGTTTCAGTGCTATATACTGGGTATATAAACGTTGTTtacaaaaataatagaaatcaTATTCATGAGTGAAATTACGTCTCATCATATCCCTCACATCGGTGGCCACACGGGGTTTGCGATTATTACGATTACGATTCTTCAAGCTCTCCTGATAAACTGCCGATGAATGGTATGGGTAGAGGGAgggaggaaaaaaaacagGGTGAGTGGGTTGGGGGGGCCAGATGAATGAAGAGAAATGCCATCTTACTTGGATATATAATGGTGGCACGGGCAAAATATCGGGGTACATAATGCTCTAGTACGGTTAATGTTATATTCGTTTCCTCCCAAGTGCCAACAACGGCATATTCCTCATCCACTCTACGTTTCGCCATCTGCACAGCCAGCGGAGAGTTAAAGGGCCTGTTAAGAGATTCACGGattcaaatttcaattcatATCGCATGACGCATGAGTTGGGATCTCACTCACAAACAGTCCTGATGATGGCCGCAAAAGAATAACGATTGACGTTTAAAATTACCCTCCGTATCGTGGACGGTCATCGGGATATATTGGCATTCCAGATCGCCACTTCGTACACAATCGTTGAAACTTTTCTTAAACCAAGCCACCGGTTTAAGTGGTGCCAGTGGATTCTTACGAAAATATATCGCATTGCGATATGAATTGCGTACATAATAATACCAACTGATCATACGTTCAACCGGATCGCGTACCAAATTGATGTAGATAGGTTTGGGTAAATTATATTGATTGAAATCGATCCAGGGTAAATGCTCAACATATACAGAACCTTCGCCCTGATTGTATATATGTGCCGCTGTCTGGGCCTGAGCCATGGGCCTTAGTTGTCGCTGCGATGCCTTACGTAGTCCTGTATGATCGATTTGAAAACTATTCAGATCCTTCAGATGATgcataaattcaattaacgCTTCGCTGCCAACTTTGGCGCAACGTGTGAAAAACATGCGATCCATTTCGGCTTTAGCTGTATTGTTATAACGTTGTGGTGTAAGGACATCTAACTAGGAGATGGTTTTTCGATTGAGCTTTAGAttaacaacacacacacacacacacacacacacacacacagacagaacAATTAGACACAAGATGGTAAACGAAACTGTATTGTgggtattttatttatttatttgtttattctgCTTTAACTAACTAAACACCATAACTAAGTTAATAGATTATGCTTTTCCAATTCATGTAGATTAAGGGCCAAATACTGTTTGTATAAGCGTTGCTTACAAAaatgataaaactcatattcaTGGGTGAAATTACGACGAATTAGATCCTTAACTTCCGGCTCTATAAATGGTTTgcgtttatttttattccgATTCGTTATCTGTTTATTATTCACTGCAAAAATgaacgaaacgaaaccaagTGAGGTGAGTGATTTAAGTGAGTAAGTGGGTGGGTGGGGGAAGGGTGGTTAAAAGGTGGTAAAGGTGGAACCTACTTTCATACATCAGCTTGGCGCCACGGAAAAATCTTGGTATATATTGCTCAAGGACAGTCAATGTGATATTCGTATCCTCCCAGCTACCCACAACAGCATAATCACGTTCCACATGCTCCTTGGCCATTTGTATGGCAGTTGGCGAATTGAAGGGACTTTTTGATACACGAAGATCATAAATCATcaattatctatatatatagatattcaTCAAGTTATTCCTACTTACATGCAATCGTCATGATGTCCGCAATAGAAAAGCGATTGCCTCTTGAAATTGCTAAACTCATCTTTAACCGTATGCGGTATATATTGACATTCCGGATCACCGTTACGTACACAATCattgaaattctttttataccatgttGCTGGCTTAATTTTACGATTCGGAAATTTACGATATTCGATGGCATTCTTGTAGGAGCTGCGTACATAGTAGAACCAACTGATGACACGTTCAACTGGATCACGAACCATATTGATATAGATCGGTTTGGGTAAATCGAACTCATCGAAATCAAGCCAATTGATATGCTCAATATACATGGTGCCCTCATCTAATTCGG
The DNA window shown above is from Drosophila willistoni isolate 14030-0811.24 chromosome XR unlocalized genomic scaffold, UCI_dwil_1.1 Seg41, whole genome shotgun sequence and carries:
- the LOC6643118 gene encoding deoxynucleoside triphosphate triphosphohydrolase SAMHD1 homolog, whose protein sequence is MAELCLTSGGARQIPLSPHEPPLLHQQQAKDVANTSSTTMFIEDEVHGVICLPDHINEIVEHPLFQRLKNVNQLGLIPSLRPDANHKRYDHCLGTYNSAKEHLNALEYNSKNFQPKLPNWCRNAVEIAALLHDIGHGAFSHVWECVCQGQFDHESNSVACVDIIFADVQSPELLKLREDQNGRGVQLIKALILGCKEMLTFPMLGHTYIFDIVHNRRCGLDVDKWDYLRRDNKRLGILNDKEMDFNQIFLKSRIGPDGQYIEYRYEDYHRIYRLFMARWRLHSDVYQTPKVLAMDQILKSLIQHIQPELKAVRAQDGNAWLELYDQRVFELIAKHPKSIYLRQTQRLRECSEEDAGASENIIRVQTQIHGPGKVMMPDESYPLYGDKCKKRQIVRYLMSTKINKVFQMD
- the LOC6643174 gene encoding heparan sulfate 2-O-sulfotransferase pipe, whose protein sequence is MSLNNDRSYKMKLRDVENAFKYRRIPYPKRSVELIALLAISCTFFLFMHTNKLNSRLKEMEVKLQPSEFSALGLTGGNNHISGHDAGKHDDINTLHGTYQYLKSTGQMSSLNERDLNNTRKAQMDLVFFNRVPKVGSQTFMELLRRLSERNNFQFHRDAVQKVETIRLAEDQQQEMAEVISELPEPSVFIKHVCFTNFTKFNLPTPIYLNVVRDPVERVISWFYYVRAPWYFVERKAAFPDLPLPHPGWLKKDFETCVLSGDQECTYTQGVTVEGIGDHRRQSLFFCGHDYECTPFNTVGALERAKFAVEQQYAVVGVLEDLNTTLSVLEKYVPRFFEGVRNIYATSAEYLTKINKNNFKPPVSEHVKDIVRRNFTNEIEFYQFCRQRLHKQYLAAHLPQRIMTGSLN